The region AGAATATGTATAAATCAAAGGGAAAAGTAAAGATatctaacaaaaataaaatattatctttttaagTTTACCAtaacatgatattatataaaatgattcaattattattatagtatttttgaGCATTGGTATCGAACAAGTTCTTTTCAAAATAAGTAAGtacaatgaaaaaataatatttaattaactttacAATATACAGCCTACTCGATTACATGAAAATACCTTGTAAGgcaaaaaagttattaatgtaattaataaaatatttcaatgctTTAAAAACGCAAAGAGCTTTTGATTTCTGCTTAtcagtttttaaaattattttaaaagacagGCAAACACATTAATAAACATTAGATACACACGTATGTTGTCTATTATCATATTAAAGGGTTGAGAGGTGCAGGTGGAGGAAGGGAGAAGGATATTCAGCCCTCTTCAACCCCCAAAGCGCGGAAAgtactagttttatttttaattaacttttattcATTTGAGGTTAAGTTACTTTTGAAAAGGGTGTGCGAGCTATTTACGGATTGCCTTTGATCTTTTACCTCAGACCTTTAAGACCTTACCCATTAGGTCATTAATTGTTATCATTACTTCCGTGTCTTAAGGGCTTTTACGACGGTCAAAGTGTCATCATTgtcaatttgtattttattaatttcagtgtAAAATTACACAAAGCGTatcttacaaaatttgaaagatgccacgcacacaagcatctaatagttgccgtattaaaaaaaactactgctCTTCACGTAGTGCGGTATCttgttagagcgcagcggacaccaatctttaatctaaggcactttcgtaaaaaaaattacgcGAAAAACTATTTGCAGTGACAAATCTTTTGTTTCTTTTcagtcattaaataaaaatagacataaaatactaattaaCTCTATTTGTTTCAGTACGACAGAGTATTTAACaaagtgaaaataaaaattgatgTAAAAAGTCtcctaagaacaatagttttaacgctattgttattatttttaccagTTTTATTAGTACTGGTTACAATAAGTCTTATTTATAAGTGCATCTGTTTAATTGCCATTAAAATAAGTGACAATAATTTTGTTGAGTTTCTGCACAGCTTTGATGTTTTCTGGAGCTTAGAAGAcggtataaataaaaatgttatagaaGTACTAGGTGTTATAGAGACTGATTGTCCATATGCActtgtagataaaataaaagaaaaaatatctgATACTATTGGCGATGATGCAGTGGCAAAGATGTTTTATAGAAGACATCAAAAATTCGGTTTCTTCTATTGGCGGAAGAATAATAACATTGATGTTAATGAATATGTGAAGGTATTAAAAATAGCTCATAAAGAGAGTCTGTCTACTAAAGACATGGAAAACATTATGACAGATTTATCGAGTCGTCCACTACCATTTAGTGGAGATgggttatttgaaattttagtaACAAATATTGAAGTTCACAATTTAGATGATCGAGTcgaaaaatatgcaattatattCAGAATACATCATTCAGTTGGAGATGGTATAGCGTTGATTGAActtttgtgtaaaattttagCTGATAGCAAAGGAACAGAGAGTTTATTTAAGGCACCTGAAATTGGTAATCTATTTGATCATAATTTAAGAAGAGACTATGCTGACATTCCAAGAAATCTATATAAAATGGCCCTAAGTTTTGCAGACGGAATTATAAGATCGTCTGATATCAATGCACTCCATGGGCCAAGTCTAGAAGGGAAGAAACTGTACAAGTGGATTGACACAGATGAAAATTTTCTGCAGATTGTAaaagaaattaagaaattaCAACATGTTCACTTTTCTGATATCTTAACAGCTGCACTTTCGAATGGTTTGCGGGAGTATTTTATGCAGGTATAACAtttcgcaaaaaaaaaatcttcgttAACTGCCGGAACATTTATTTGTTTAGCTTATATTAATACTTTTGCAACTTTATTTAACAGAATATGCTGAGGATCCCTGATAAAGCTGCAGTGATAATTCCAATTAGATTGAATTCGAagaaatctttgattttggaaaACAACTTTACAGTCAGCATTTTAGACTTACCATTAAAAGAAGATCTAGCAGATATTAGTAGTAGCTGTGAAGAACTGCGGAAAAGTGCTGATCCTTTGGTAAGTACCCTCGAAGCTCAGACTTTACCTAAGTGACTAGGaagaaaataacataattatttcttGGAACCATTACGTAtaattctttaataattatatttacagacAAATCACTACTTGTTGAAACTCTGCAGTGTTTTCCCGAACAGCATACTGAAGACCTTGTTTAACAGTAGCCAAGCGACAATGGTATTCAGCAATATACCTGGCCCAAGCCATTTAAGTTTATGCGGTGGATCCTTGCAATCTTTGGTGTTCTTTGCACCAAATAAAGGGACTACTGGTGAGTGTTTGAGATGGCTGACATATTAGTacactatattataatacacataatatattaaccTTATCTTCTTCCGCGGATAAACCTTAaggcaacaaaaaaaaatgaattaggcgttactttgcggaaatccataattatacaaatgatttaagtcttctttagtgttaattccgccaatatttgcggaattaacactaacgaagagttaaatcatttgtatacttaaGGCAACAACTAAGTCAGATTTAAGTACTGCTCACGTTGCCATATCACAACGGCACACAAGACATTAATATAACCGTTAAAATATAGGTCTGTATTGACGCGCAGACATTAACAGTAAAGGTGATATGCATATTTAAAGTAAGAAAGTAGTGATTTTATGATAAATTTCACCAAGTACGAAAATCGTCATAGTTGTGGCAAATTTGCACCAACCGCGTGCAACTGATTTTTTATACATGACACGCCCAAATACGAGTACTGATTCGCAATGAAACAAATCGGTACGATCGCAGACAGCGCGAGCTAGAGGGGGGCACCTCTCTTCTTTATTAACGCACCTAATCGTAGCTTTGTTGCGTCAGGATTTGTATCCATTGTTAAGTCTGAATTGGACGGTAATTGTGTACAACGGAAGTTTCATATTTGTCTTCCCAGGCGTCGGAGTCACAGCGCTATGCTATGGCGACGTATTGCGATTTGCAATAATGGCCGATACAGCTCTAGTAGCGAGACCAGACGACCTGTCATTGATATTGGAAGGAATGGTCAAGGAAATCAAGAGGCTTCACCTGGATTATCTAAATTAGGGTCTTAATGCAAGAGGGCTGTGGTGATTTTGACTTCTCAGTAAAAGGTAAGATTGTCACCTGTGTTCAgacttaaataaactttattcaaataggcttaagcCAGGCTTTAACTAAGCACTTATGAATCGTCATTttgatatttaagtaatttaaattactgactctaccatatgttcagaaaaagtagagctcgtgagaagcacataattattaaaataaacagatttacaatggttgtaataaacgtaacaaattagtttgtaaggtgctgcatccaatatattatgaattgtgTTTTAAGTTAAAAGcgataaatattacataaaaagtaataaagaaaaaaattgtataaatgtaaattatcatACATTGGATGCATCGATTCAATGTTTgtataaggatgcttcgtgaacatgaaaTCACTTTCTCTCGCTGTGTCTAAACAAATCGTATTGGCGAAAAGAGGGACATGAGTTTGTGGCGAACATTTTTACACCAGCCAGGCGTTAGCGggctattctacgttttaaaagaacaattttgtaaaaatcttgcaaagatggctttggcaattaattattaaataatgaatacggttgtatgggcttgaacctttTGCCTGCCTaaaaatggacgaagaaaccaaaaaaaaaataac is a window of Leptidea sinapis chromosome 26, ilLepSina1.1, whole genome shotgun sequence DNA encoding:
- the LOC126972452 gene encoding uncharacterized protein LOC126972452, coding for MEEINEVLNRSLQDLNIFNASEELRSNLDDSDGINEKNTSIFSVFVCILAVTLSFILGFEYDRVFNKVKIKIDVKSLLRTIVLTLLLLFLPVLLVLVTISLIYKCICLIAIKISDNNFVEFLHSFDVFWSLEDGINKNVIEVLGVIETDCPYALVDKIKEKISDTIGDDAVAKMFYRRHQKFGFFYWRKNNNIDVNEYVKVLKIAHKESLSTKDMENIMTDLSSRPLPFSGDGLFEILVTNIEVHNLDDRVEKYAIIFRIHHSVGDGIALIELLCKILADSKGTESLFKAPEIGNLFDHNLRRDYADIPRNLYKMALSFADGIIRSSDINALHGPSLEGKKLYKWIDTDENFLQIVKEIKKLQHVHFSDILTAALSNGLREYFMQNMLRIPDKAAVIIPIRLNSKKSLILENNFTVSILDLPLKEDLADISSSCEELRKSADPLTNHYLLKLCSVFPNSILKTLFNSSQATMVFSNIPGPSHLSLCGGSLQSLVFFAPNKGTTGVGVTALCYGDVLRFAIMADTALVARPDDLSLILEGMVKEIKRLHLDYLN